GTGGCGGTGGATGACTTCGCCAGGCAGTCGCTGCGCGTTCAACTCAAGGGCGACACGTTCAACGCCGACAATTACCTGCCCGCCAAGTCCGAATCCGCCAAGGGTGCCAGCGCCGCACGCCAGGCCGAAGTCCAGAACAGCGAGGCCGGCGCGATGGCCGCCGGCGGCACCACGCCGCTGCCGGAGGCGCCGACCAAAGGCGCCTGGAGCACCGACAAGCTGCTGCCGCTGACGCGCCTGCGCACGCTCGACGTGAATGCAGACCTCGCGTTCGGCCAATTGACCTTGAGCAAACTGCCGATCCAGAACGCGGTGCTCAAAGCATCCGGCGTCGATGGCCAGCTCAAGCTCGACACCCTGAGCGGCGGGCTCTACAACGGCACCTTCCAGGCAAACGGCAATCTGGATGTGCGCCAGGACATCCCGGTGCTCGCGCTGCAAACCCGCATCAAACAAGTCCCCGTCGAACGCATCCTGCAGGCCCAGGGGCAGACGCCGCCGGTCAAAGGCCAAGTGACGCTGGACAGCAACCTCAGCGGCCGTGGCAACAGCCAGAAAGCCCTGATCGACAGCCTTAACGGCACCGCCAGCTTCGTAATCAACAACGGCGTGCTGCTCAACGCCAACCTTGAACAGCAACTGTGCACCGGCATCGCCCTGCTCAACCGCAAGACCTTGAGCGGCGAGCAACGCGGAAAGGACACGCCATTCCAGGAGCTGAGGGGCAACCTGACGTTCCGTAACGGCGTGGCCAACAACCCGGACCTGAAAGTGCGCATCCCCGGCCTGACGGTCAACGGCAACGGTGACGTGGACCTGCGCGTGCTGGGCATGGATTACCGGGTTGGCATCATTGTCGAGGGCGACCAGCGCGAAGTGCCCGACCCGGCCTGCGAAGTGGGTGCCAACTTCCAGGGTATCGAAGTGCCGTTGCGTTGCCGCGGCCCGCTGGAGCTGGGCGCCAAAGCCTGCCGCCTGGACAAGGACGGCCTCGGCCAGGTTGCCGTCAAGGCCGCCGGCAACCGCCTCAACGAGAAGCTCGAAGAGAAACTCGACAAGGTCAACCCGCAACTCAAAGACGCGCTCAAAGGCCTGTTCAAACGATGAGAAACGAGCAGTTTTCAACGGCGGTGCTGGATTGGTACGACCGCCACGGTCGCCATGACCTGCCCTGGCAACAGGGCATCACACCCTACCGGGTGTGGGTTTCGGAGATCATGTTGCAGCAGACCCAGGTGAGCACCGTGCTCAACTACTTCGACCGGTTCATGGCCTCGCTGCCGACGGTCCAAGCCCTGGCCGCCGCACCGGAAGACGAAGTGCTGCACCTGTGGACGGGCCTGGGTTACTACACCCGCGCACGCAACCTGCAAAAGACCGCGAAGATTGTGGTCGCCGAGTACGGCGGCGAGTTTCCGCGGGATGTGGAAAAACTCACCGAGCTGCCCGGTATCGGCCTGTCCACCGCCGGCGCGATCGCCAGCCTGAGCATGGGCCTGCGCGCACCGATCCTCGACGGTAACGTCAAGCGCGTACTGGCACGATTTACCGCGCAGGAAGGCTATCCAGGCGAGCCCAAGGTAGCCAAGCAACTGTGGGCCACCGCCGAGCGATTCACACCTCATGACCGGGTCAACGCCTATACCCAGGCGATGATGGACATGGGCGCAACCCTGTGCACCCGCAGCAGACCCAGTTGCCTGTTGTGCCCGCTGGAAACGAGCTGCGAGGCCCATAGGCTAGGCCTGGAAACGCGCTACCCGATTCCCAAGCCACGCAAGAGCATTCCGCAGAAGCGCACGCTCATGCCGATGCTGGCCAATGCCGAGGGCGCGATTCTGCTTTACCGCCGCCCGTCCACCGGTTTGTGGGGCGGCCTGTGGAGCCTGCCGGAACTGGACGACCTGCAGGACCTGGAACACCTCGCCCACCAGCATGCGCTCAAGCTGGGCAGGCAACAGGCACTGCCGGGGCTGATCCACACCTTCAGCCACTTCCAGTTGGCCATCGAACCGCTGCTGGTCCGTGTGCAGGAATCGGCCCATCACGTGGCCGAGGCCGACTGGCTCTGGTATAACCTCGCCACCCCGCCGCGCCTGGGCCTTGCCGCCCCGGTGAAAAAACTGCTCAAACGCGCGGCCGATGTATTGAACGCAGGAGAGTCGTCATGACCCGCACCATCATGTGCCGCAAGTACCACGAAGAATTGCCTGCCCTGGAACGCGCGCCGTTTCCCGGCGCCAAGGGCCAGGACATTTTCGACAACGTCTCCGCCAAAGCCTGGGCCGACTGGCAAAAACACCAGACCCTGCTGATCAACGAAAAACGCCTGAACATGATGAACGCCGAAGACCGCAAATACCTGCAGGGCGAAATGGACAAGTTCTTTTCCGGCGAGGATTACGCCAAGGCCGACGGCTACGTACCACCTGCTCAATAACTGATCAAAAACCGGGGTCGGAACGTAAGCGACGGTAATAATTAAATATTTTTTGAAAACTTGCTTGACGCCCCCCTGAAAAACCCGTTTAATGCGCCCCGTTGCCCAGATAGCTCAGTCGGTAGAGCAGGGGATTGAAAATCCCCGTGTCGGCGGTTCGATTCCGTCTCTGGGCACCACTCATTAGTTTCAGGTGGTGCACATATCATCTGAAACACATAAGAAACCCGCCTGGTGCGGGTTTTTTATTGCCTGGGATTTGACGCCCCCAGGCCTGTTCTCGAAGCAATGAACCGCTCTATTAGCCCCATTCCTTCGAGGCTTTCCCGCAAGACAAAAAACTCACCTCACTCCAGCAAAAACACCATCAGCGGATTGTCATTCAATCGCCCATTGAACGCCGGAGCCAGATGCTCCAACGGCGTCTGCTTCAACAACGCGGTTTCCTTGCGCGCGACGATCACCCATACCGGGCGCGGTAACGCTGCCAGGCGCTGCACTTGATCACGACCGACGAACAGCGGCTGTTCATCGTGATCCAGGTTCATCATGTAGCGCACCGCCCAGGTGTCCCGCGCCAGATTGACAAACACCAACGGCCCCGGCTGCGTGGCACGCAGGGCCTCGACCTGGCCGACAAACTGCCGCGTATCGAATTGCAGGTCCTTGGCCGGCTCCACCACGCTTACCAGCATCAGCCATTGCCCCAGCAGCGCTATCAAACTGAGCCACACCAAGCGCAGCGGCCGACGCC
The sequence above is drawn from the Pseudomonas quebecensis genome and encodes:
- the mutY gene encoding A/G-specific adenine glycosylase; protein product: MRNEQFSTAVLDWYDRHGRHDLPWQQGITPYRVWVSEIMLQQTQVSTVLNYFDRFMASLPTVQALAAAPEDEVLHLWTGLGYYTRARNLQKTAKIVVAEYGGEFPRDVEKLTELPGIGLSTAGAIASLSMGLRAPILDGNVKRVLARFTAQEGYPGEPKVAKQLWATAERFTPHDRVNAYTQAMMDMGATLCTRSRPSCLLCPLETSCEAHRLGLETRYPIPKPRKSIPQKRTLMPMLANAEGAILLYRRPSTGLWGGLWSLPELDDLQDLEHLAHQHALKLGRQQALPGLIHTFSHFQLAIEPLLVRVQESAHHVAEADWLWYNLATPPRLGLAAPVKKLLKRAADVLNAGESS
- a CDS encoding oxidative damage protection protein is translated as MTRTIMCRKYHEELPALERAPFPGAKGQDIFDNVSAKAWADWQKHQTLLINEKRLNMMNAEDRKYLQGEMDKFFSGEDYAKADGYVPPAQ